A region from the Drosophila mauritiana strain mau12 chromosome 2L, ASM438214v1, whole genome shotgun sequence genome encodes:
- the LOC117141576 gene encoding uncharacterized protein LOC117141576, whose translation MRQLLVYALVAGLFYFSEGKPCPEKTRPHKTRCDAFYKCRELPSNSHVWIPVKCNEGLVFESSLGSCVLPGEDWECITPSEMSSTQSPPGRPDADILIVNDMDEAGLLLSESSHKDDGTVEIVLDSTLSSEENEDNEKAAQSKPQPEEDISSSHNFDSSGDGELVELDSPAGLKPENREEVTSSSMEHRTEVEKLRTELKQVAGISEIAKPGSPIDPSLTAHLQRLSQLIDGLQQTYQKTDKPQTEMRPDQLNAFLAHFDIKNRYEMMNPMEQTSSTITTTTSTTEAPKIKPRLPEPTSNKTRLQEHLSHHRLEPETKLMLSNAVPYSSHGTTGQGYANSQIVVNRPEGSVMFALPPNYGMSQEQGSYVNHHSAQSHEYSDHEPKISEDTLKTVLELSKQMIAAQNLPKVLPNPGFNGAYYQPILQPVFMSPQGNPYQQYYGMPPPLNPHYMQHKKHSAGGGSSGNGYNKPSTTIIHNNVIPVHLSSTSSGEKEVLDTYGNSLGVYPSMDKHVTASQASGMEYMTTARPVTIATTASTYSAQYGSQSPFASDYTLTTPRPFEHQPSAATVATYYTPSPHLGEHNANRVYQPTESYPTMNMPRPMDMFPGQIDADRVSIRPNSQKIESMEMDEDMIKANYQSGSGIGNGNGNTLPHVLTYSSDMGQQLAPSNGYLEQSYSHQQPQHHNHPYMPRPRPTMSSSIYSDSDGNMEMSMFTSSPNLNPFKGGNVKYPGSTSSNGQLVNFNGNFISLDVFQKSILPLMTKSPSDLNELGNVEVITCQAGVRQPNQTDCTRYFVCSKKDGKVLSYSCPPYTAFNKQTRICDAPTYAQCSNVLPAFNGYTIDSNRRLQMEAIKMLSEAKRRQEAALKAQSIASLLQQYGSTQQAQPGISSNVESDPLDSYVVSLPEVSLATTTSRPTIIQSSSGVSSGGSSTPAKKRKYYCKEGDKIPDQTSISSYFVCYKNAQGQMKGHKMSCSKSLLFCPKTLMCTLASKCTD comes from the exons ATGAGACAGCTGCTGGTTTACGCGTTGGTCGCGGGCTTGTTTTACTTTTCCGAAG GCAAGCCGTGCCCCGAAAAGACACGCCCCCACAAAACCCGCTGCGACGCCTTCTACAAGTGCCGGGAACTGCCCTCCAACTCGCACGTTTGGATTCCGGTGAAGTGCAACGAGGGACTGGTGTTCGAGTCCAGTTTGGGCAGCTGCGTTCTGCCTGGCGAGGATTGGGAGTGCATCACCCCGAGTGAGATGAGCTCCACGCAGTCGCCACCTGGGAGGCCGGACGCAGACATACTGATAGTCAACGACATGGACGAGGCGGGTCTGCTGTTGAGCGAGTCCAGCCACAAGGACGATGGCACCGTGGAAATAGTCCTGGACTCCACACTGAGCAGTGAGGAGAATGAGGATAATGAGAAGGCGGCCCAGAGCAAGCCGCAGCCGGAGGAGGACATCTCTTCCAGTCACAATTTCGACTCGAGCGGCGATGGGGAGCTGGTGGAACTGGATTCCCCAGCTGGTCTGAAGCCCGAGAACCGCGAGGAGGTGACTTCCAGCAGCATGGAGCACAGAACAGAGGTGGAAAAGCTAAGAACGGAACTTAAACAGGTGGCTGGTATCAGCGAAATAGCCAAACCGGGATCACCCATCGATCCCAGCCTGACTGCTCACCTGCAGAGATTGTCCCAACTGATTGATGGGCTGCAGCAGACCTACCAGAAGACAGATAAGCCTCAGACGGAGATGCGTCCAGACCAGTTAAATGCCTTCCTGGCACACTTTGACATCAAGAACCGGTATGAGATGATGAACCCCATGGAACAGACCTCTTCCACgatcaccaccaccaccagtaCCACAGAAGCCCCCAAAATAAAGCCAAGGCTTCCGGAACCCACCTCGAATAAGACCCGCCTGCAGGAGCACCTGAGCCACCATCGCCTGGAGCCGGAGACGAAACTAATGCTCAGCAATGCCGTGCCCTACTCCTCGCATGGAACCACCGGGCAGGGATATGCCAACTCCCAGATAGTGGTGAATCGCCCCGAAGGCTCTGTGATGTTTGCCCTGCCGCCCAATTACGGGATGAGCCAGGAACAGGGCTCGTATGTAAACCACCATTCCGCACAGAGTCACGAGTACAGCGATCATGAGCCCAAGATATCGGAGGACACCTTGAAGACGGTTCTGGAGCTGTCCAAGCAGATGATCGCCGCACAAAACCTGCCCAAGGTGCTGCCTAATCCGGGCTTCAATGGTGCCTATTACCAACCCATTCTGCAGCCTGTTTTCATGTCCCCCCAGGGCAATCCCTACCAGCAGTACTACGGCATGCCGCCTCCCTTGAATCCGCACTACATGCAGCACAAGAAGCACTCCGCTGGAGGCGGTTCCTCGGGCAATGGCTACAACAAGCCCAGCACCACCATTATTCACAACAATGTGATACCTGTTCACCTATCCAGCACGAGTTCGGGGGAAAAGGAGGTGCTGGACACGTATGGCAACAGTTTGGGGGTATATCCCAGTATGGATAAGCATGTGACCGCCAGCCAGGCTAGTGGCATGGAGTACATGACGACAGCTCGGCCCGTTACGATCGCAACTACTGCCAGCACCTACTCCGCTCAGTACGGATCCCAGTCCCCGTTTGCCAGTGACTACACCTTGACCACTCCGCGACCCTTCGAGCACCAACCTTCAGCCGCCACAGTGGCCACCTACTACACTCCAAGTCCGCATCTGGGCGAGCACAACGCGAATAGGGTATACCAACCCACCGAGTCCTATCCCACGATGAATATGCCCCGACCCATGGACATGTTTCCAGGACAAATCGATGCGGACAGGGTAAGCATTCGACCCAACTCGCAAAAAATCGAAAGCATGGAGATGGACGAAGATATGATTAAGGCCAACTATCAAAGTGGCTCTGGAAttggaaatgggaatgggaacaCGCTTCCTCACGTACTGACCTACAGCAGCGACATGGGCCAGCAATTAGCACCTTCGAATGGCTATCTGGAGCAGAGTTATAGCCACCAGCAGCCGCAGCACCACAACCATCCATATATGCCCAGGCCCAGACCCACGATGAGCAGCAGTATCTATAGTGACTCCGATGGCAATATGGAGATGAGCATGTTCACCAGCAGTCCGAATCTCAACCCATTCAAGGGCGGCAACGTGAAGTATCCAGGGAGTACTTCGTCCAATGGCCAGCTGGTTAACTTCAATGGCAACTTCATCAGCCTGGATGTCTTCCAGAAATCCATACTGCCCCTGATGACCAAGTCGCCATCCGACCTGAATGAGCTGGGAAACGTGGAGGTTATCACATGCCAGGCGGGCGTAAGACAGCCAAATCAAACCGACTGCACGCGATATTTCGTTTGCAGCAAGAAGGATGGCAAGGTCCTGTCCTACTCCTGTCCGCCTTACACGGCGTTCAATAAGCAGACCAGGATTTGCGATGCTCCCACCTATGCGCAGTGCAGCAATGTGCTTCCTGCCTTCAATGGCTACACCATAGATAGCAATAGGAGACTCCAGATGGAGGCCATCAAGATGCTGAGTGAGGCCAAGAGGAGGCAGGAGGCTGCCTTGAAGGCCCAGAGCATAGCCAGTCTGCTCCAGCAATACGGAAGCACTCAGCAGGCGCAACCTGGCATATCGTCCAACGTAGAGAGTGATCCCCTGGACTCGTATGTGGTCAGCCTGCCAGAAGTCAGTctggccaccaccaccagcagacCCACCATCATCCAGAGCAGCAGTGGTGTGAGCAGTGGTGGATCATCGACTCCCGCAAAGAAGAGGAAGTACTACTGCAAGGAGGGCGATAAGATCCCGGACCAGACCTCCATTTCCAGCTACTTTGTGTGCTACAAGAACGCCCAGGGCCAGATGAAGGGCCACAAGATGAGCTGCTCCAAGAGCCTGCTCTTCTGTCCCAAGACCCTCATGTGCACCCTCGCCTCCAAGTGCACCGACTAA
- the LOC117150915 gene encoding accessory gland protein Acp29AB: MLKSAIALLCGLLALNLCGAWAESMSCPLKDPPSQCGGYCLGVLMPVLNHLNIPHNLANSSKANEVIVRQYTMEGQLTALKDKQLSTEVALDAQGRKLDINEQNFTDRLNGLESILSALEETVINLETKMKYFRFEQIGSKYYYIEKVSEKNWSDASKTCRNMGGHLADIQDEADLNAIKANLQRDTHYWLGINDLKYKGEFLSMSTGKSAPFLKWGSGGPSQLDTFNCVFLYNGEMHNYPCKYNFQFICQTEE; the protein is encoded by the coding sequence ATGCTAAAATCCGCAATTGCTTTGCTATGTGGGCTTCTTGCTTTAAATTTGTGTGGAGCTTGGGCAGAATCCATGAGTTGTCCTTTGAAGGACCCGCCTAGCCAGTGCGGAGGATACTGTCTTGGTGTACTCATGCCCGTGTTAAATCACCTGAACATTCCCCACAATCTGGCGAATTCAAGCAAGGCTAACGAGGTCATAGTGAGACAGTACACTATGGAAGGCCAACTGACTGCTCTGAAGGATAAGCAACTAAGCACTGAAGTCGCACTGGATGCCCAGGGCAGAAAACTGGATATTAACGAACAGAACTTTACTGACCGACTGAATGGCTTGGAAAGCATACTGTCGGCCCTGGAGGAAACAGTCATAAACCTAGAAACCAAAATGAAATACTTCAGATTCGAGCAAATCGGCTCAAAGTACTATTACATAGAGAAAGTATCCGAGAAGAACTGGTCCGATGCTTCAAAAACTTGTCGCAATATGGGAGGGCACCTGGCCGACATTCAGGACGAGGCAGATCTGAACGCCATCAAGGCGAATCTCCAGAGAGACACGCATTACTGGCTGGGAATCAACGACTTGAAGTACAAGGGCGAATTCTTGTCCATGTCCACGGGCAAGTCGGCTCCCTTTCTGAAATGGGGCTCGGGAGGACCCTCTCAGTTGGACACCTTCAACTGCGTGTTCCTATACAATGGGGAAATGCACAATTACCCATGCAAATATAACTTCCAGTTCATTTGCCAGACCGAGGAGTAA
- the LOC117138507 gene encoding E3 ubiquitin-protein ligase Su(dx), whose product MADGNGLPAGAASGGMEAGQTVNGAGSASPTPTSSSGAGASGSANQGYHQLSVTIEEASLRNNGFLKPNPYVELLIDSKSKRKTDLVKNSYLPKWNEEFTVLITPNSTLHFKVLDHSSFRKDAMLGERIINLAHILQHYNGRCEFLELTIDLFVTSKSDNRQTKSGELVAILNGLKLDMSKLQIQPVAGQQNGNPPVQAVNPSMVSDAAAGRSCMIYGGVRARMRLRSSSGNSNGGESRSPLPNGGGDHRRSTQAPPVWEQQQQQSQNQQQPLRMVNGSGAAVPQTAPYPQQPPAPALARPLTQVYGALPENTQPAAVYLPAGGGAAVGPPGVAGLPIEQPGVGLPVSQSTDPQLQTQPADDEPLPAGWEIRLDQYGRRYYVDHNTRSTYWEKPTPLPPGWEIRKDGRGRVYYVDHNTRKTTWQRPNSERLMHFQHWQGQRAHVVSQGNQRYLYSQQQQQPTAVTAQVTQDDEDALGPLPDGWEKKIQSDNRVYFVNHKNRTTQWEDPRTQGQEVSLINEGPLPPGWEIRYTAAGERFFVDHNTRRTTFEDPRPGAPKGAKGVYGVPRAYERSFRWKLSQFRYLCQSNALPSHIKITVTRQTLFEDSYHQIMRLPAYELRRRLYIIFRGEEGLDYGGVSREWFFLLSHEVLNPMYCLFEYANKNNYSLQINPASYVNPDHLQYFKFIGRFIAMALYHGRFIYSGFTMPFYKRMLNKKLTIKDIETIDPEFYNSLIWVKDNNIDECGLELWFSVDFEVLGQIIHHELKENGEKERVTEENKEEYITLMTEWRMTRGIEQQTKTFLEGFNEVVPLEWLKYFDERELELILCGMQDVDVEDWQRNTIYRHYNRNSKQVVWFWQFVRETDNEKRARLLQFVTGTCRVPVGGFAELMGSNGPQRFCIEKVGKETWLPRSHTCFNRLDLPPYKSYDQLVEKLTFAIEETEGFCQE is encoded by the exons ATGGCCGATGGAAATGGGCTGCCAGCGGGTGCAGCTTCCGGCGGCATGGAAGCCGGGCAGACGGTGAATGGAGCGGGATCCGCCAGCCCCACGCCCACCTCCAGCTCGGGGGCGGGGGCCAGTGGGAGTGCCAATCAAGGATATCATCAATTAAGCGTGACAA TCGAGGAGGCTTCGCTGCGCAACAATGGCTTCCTCAAGCCAAATCCCTACGTGGAGCTCTTGATTGACAGCAAAAGCAAGCGGAAAACGGACCTGGTGAAGAACAGCTATTTGCCCAAGTGGAACGAGGAGTTTACAGTGCTG ATTACACCCAATTCAACGCTGCACTTCAAAGTGCTGGATCACTCCAGTTTCCGTAAAGATGCCATGCTTGGTGAGCGGATCATCAACCTGGCGCACATTCTGCAGCACTACAATGGGCGGTGTGAGTTCCTTGAGCTGACCATCGACCTGTTCGTCACCAGCAAGTCAGACAATCGCCAGACGAAGAGCGGCGAGCTAGTGGCCATCCTCAATGGCCTTAAACTCGACATGAGCAAGCTGCAGATTCAGCCAGTGGCTGGCCAACAGAATGGCAATCCACCCGTCCAGGCGGTTAATCCGTCGATGGTCAGTGATGCAGCCGCCGGACGAAGTTGCATGATCTACGGTGGAGTACGGGCACGGATGCGGCTACGCTCGAGCAGTGGAAATAGCAACGGCGGAGAGAGCCGCTCTCCCCTGCCGAATGGAGGTGGAGATCACCGGAGATCTACGCAGGCGCCCCCGGTGTgggaacagcaacagcagcaatctCAGAATCAACAGCAACCCCTGAGAATGGTCAATGGCAGTGGTGCGGCCGTGCCGCAGACAGCTCCGTATCCTCAGCAACCACCAGCTCCCGCACTGGCTCGTCCTCTAACCCAAGTGTACGGAGCGCTGCCAGAGAATACACAACCAGCTGCTGTTTATTTGccagctggaggaggagcagcggTAGGACCACCTGGAGTAGCAGGCCTACCAATTGAACAGCCCGGAGTTGGACTGCCCGTGAGCCAAAGCACAGATCCTCAACTGCAGACACAACCAGCGGATGATGAACCTCTGCCTGCGGGGTGGGAAATCCGCCTGGACCAGTATGGCCGCAGATATTACGTAGATCACAATACACGCTCCACATACTGGGAGAAACCGACACCGCTGCCGCCGGGCTGGGAGATCAGGAAGGATGGACGCGGTCGAGTTTACTACGTAGACCACAACACAAGAAAAACTACATGGCAGCGGCCGAACAGTGAGCGTCTGATGCACTTCCAGCACTGGCAGGGTCAACGGGCCCACGTTGTGTCTCAGGGCAACCAGCGATACCTGTActcccagcagcagcagcaaccaacGGCGGTGACAGCCCAGGTGACGCAGGACGACGAGGATGCACTGGGTCCACTACCAGATGGATGGGAGAAGAAG ATCCAATCGGACAACAGAGTGTACTTTGTTAACCACAAGAACCGAACCACCCAGTGGGAGGATCCACGCACGCAGGGACAAGAGGTGAGCCTAATCAACGAGGGCCCGCTTCCGCCCGGCTGGGAAATCCGCTATACAGCCGCCGGTGAGCGCTTCTTCGTGGATCACAATACGAGGCGAACCACCTTCGAGGATCCTCGACCCGGTGCTCCTAAGGGCGCCAAGGGAGTGTACGGAGTGCCACGCGCCTACGAACGCAGTTTCCGCTGGAAGCTGTCGCAGTTCCGCTACTTGTGCCAGAGCAACGCTTTGCCATCGCACATAAAGATCACGGTGACGCGACAAACCCTGTTCGAGGATTCATACCACCAGATCATGCGTCTGCCAGCCTACGAACTGCGAAGGCGGCTGTATATCATATTCCGCGGCGAGGAGGGACTGGATTATGGTGGTGTATCTCGCGAGTGGTTCTTCTTGCTCTCCCACGAGGTCCTGAATCCCATGTACTGCTTGTTTGAGTACGCGAACAAGAACAACTACAGCCTGCAGATAAACCCCGCCTCGTACGTGAACCCCGATCACCTGCAGTACTTCAAGTTCATCGGTCGCTTTATCGCGATGGCCCTGTATCATGGAAGGTTTATCTACAGTGGATTCACAATGCCATTTTACAAGCGCATGCTAAACAAGAAGTTGACCATCAAGGACATCGAGACGATCGATCCGGAGTTCTACAACTCGCTTATCTGGGTGAAAGATAACAACATCGATGAGTGCGGACTGGAGCTCTGGTTTAGTGTGGACTTCGAAGTGCTCGGCCAGATAATCCATCACGAGTTGAAGGAGAACGGGGAAAAGGAGCGCGTCACGGAGGAGAACAAGGAGGAGTACATCACCCTCATGACAGAGTGGCGGATGACGCG TGGCATTGAGCAGCAGACAAAGACGTTCCTGGAAGGCTTCAATGAGGTGGTGCCTCTGGAGTGGCTCAAGTACTTTGACGAGCGCGAGCTGGAGCTTATTCTGTGCGGCATGCAGGACGTGGACGTGGAGGACTGGCAGCGCAATACCATCTACAGGCACTACAACCGCAACTCCAAGCAAGTTGTCTGGTTCTGGCAG TTTGTTCGCGAGACGGATAACGAGAAGCGAGCTCGCCTGCTGCAGTTTGTGACGGGCACGTGTCGCGTGCCGGTCGGAGGATTCGCCGAGCTGATGGGCTCCAACGGGCCGCAGCGCTTCTGCATCGAGAAGGTGGGCAAGGAGACGTGGCTGCCGCGCTCGCACACCTGCTTCAATCGATTGGACCTGCCGCCGTACAAGAGCTACGATCAGCTGGTGGAGAAGCTGACCTTTGCCATCGAGGAGACTGAGGGCTTCTGCCAGGAATGA